One window of Phoenix dactylifera cultivar Barhee BC4 chromosome 5, palm_55x_up_171113_PBpolish2nd_filt_p, whole genome shotgun sequence genomic DNA carries:
- the LOC103711128 gene encoding dehydration-responsive element-binding protein 1G-like produces the protein MESLSSDSVDSSMTRRSASDEETYATVWSAPPKRRAGRTKFRETRHPVYKGVRRRNADKWVCEVREPNKKSRIWLGTFPTAEMAARAHDVAAMALRGRSACLNFADSAWLCPVPSSSNPKDIRRAAVEAAEAFRPRTESDATKSSEDAAMAMTAGPSVAAADDPFYMEDSLDFGIQGYLDMAEGLLIDPPPMNADEEENDGDVPLWSYSI, from the coding sequence ATGGAGAGCCTCAGTAGCGACTCCGTGGACTCATCGATGACCCGGCGGTCGGCGTCGGACGAGGAGACATACGCGACTGTGTGGTCGGCCCCTCCGAAGCGGCGGGCCGGGCGGACCAAGTTTCGCGAGACGCGGCACCCGGTCTACAAGGGCGTCCGGCGCCGCAACGCCGACAAGTGGGTCTGCGAGGTGCGCGAGCCAAACAAGAAGTCGAGGATTTGGCTCGGGACGTTTCCCACCGCCGAGATGGCGGCACGGGCGCACGACGTGGCTGCCATGGCCCTCCGCGGCCGGTCGGCCTGCCTCAACTTTGCCGACTCTGCGTGGCTCTGCCCCGTTCCGAGCTCGTCGAACCCGAAGGACATCCGGAGGGCCGCCGTGGAGGCCGCGGAGGCCTTCCGGCCACGGACCGAGTCCGACGCTACTAAGAGCAGCGAGGATGCGGCAATGGCGATGACAGCGGGGCCATCGGTGGCGGCGGCTGATGACCCCTTCTACATGGAGGATAGTCTCGACTTTGGGATACAAGGGTATCTGGACATGGCTGAGGGGTTGCTGATCGATCCGCCGCCGATGAACGCCGATGAGGAAGAAAACGACGGCGATGTCCCACTCTGGAGCTACTCCATTTGA